A genome region from Streptomyces antimycoticus includes the following:
- a CDS encoding sugar porter family MFS transporter: protein MSTTVQAEGAEGRKAQPDHLGHVIFITAAAAMGGFLFGYDSSVINGAVEAIRGKYDIGSAALAQVVAIALIGSAIGAATAGRIADRIGRIRVMQIAAALFTISAVGSALPFSLWDLAMWRVLGGIGIGMASVIGPAYIAEVAPPAYRGRLASFQQAAIVVGIAISQLVNWGILNLADDDQRGEIAGLEAWQWMLGVMVIPAVLYGLLSFAIPESPRFLISVGRTEQAKQVLEEVEGKTVDLDVRVAEIDRAMRSEEKSTFKDLLGGRFGLLPIVWIGIGLSVFQQLVGINVAFYYSSTLWQSVGVDPSSSFFYSFTTSIINILGTVIAMIFVDRIGRKPLALIGSVGMAVSLGLVAWAFSAHLVDGKLPHAQGVLALIAAHAFVLFFALSWGVVVWVLLGEMFPNKIRAAALGVAASAQWIANWAITASFPSLSEWNLSATYVMYTAFALLSIPFILKWVPETKGKALEEMG, encoded by the coding sequence TTGTCCACCACCGTGCAGGCAGAGGGAGCCGAGGGCCGCAAGGCCCAGCCGGACCACCTCGGCCATGTCATCTTCATCACCGCCGCCGCCGCGATGGGTGGCTTTCTCTTCGGCTACGACAGCTCGGTGATCAACGGAGCGGTTGAAGCCATCCGGGGCAAGTACGACATCGGCTCCGCGGCCCTCGCCCAGGTCGTGGCCATCGCCCTGATCGGCTCGGCCATCGGCGCCGCCACCGCGGGCCGGATAGCCGACCGGATCGGCCGGATCCGCGTCATGCAGATCGCCGCCGCCCTCTTCACGATCAGCGCGGTCGGCTCGGCGCTGCCCTTCTCGCTGTGGGACCTGGCGATGTGGCGGGTGCTCGGCGGTATTGGCATCGGCATGGCCTCGGTGATCGGCCCGGCCTACATCGCCGAGGTCGCCCCGCCCGCCTACCGTGGCCGGCTCGCCTCGTTCCAGCAGGCCGCGATCGTCGTCGGCATCGCCATCTCCCAGCTCGTCAACTGGGGCATCCTCAACCTCGCCGACGACGACCAGCGCGGCGAGATCGCCGGCCTGGAGGCCTGGCAGTGGATGCTCGGCGTCATGGTCATCCCCGCCGTCCTCTACGGGCTGCTGTCCTTCGCCATCCCCGAGTCGCCCCGCTTCCTGATCTCCGTCGGCCGGACCGAGCAGGCCAAGCAGGTCCTCGAAGAGGTCGAGGGCAAGACCGTGGACCTCGATGTGCGGGTCGCCGAGATCGACCGGGCCATGCGCAGTGAGGAGAAGTCCACCTTCAAGGACCTCCTCGGCGGCCGATTCGGCCTGCTGCCCATCGTCTGGATCGGCATCGGGCTCTCGGTCTTCCAGCAGCTCGTCGGCATCAACGTGGCGTTCTACTACTCCTCGACGCTGTGGCAGTCCGTGGGCGTCGACCCGAGCAGCTCGTTCTTCTACTCCTTCACCACGTCGATCATCAACATCCTCGGCACCGTGATCGCGATGATCTTCGTCGACCGGATCGGCCGCAAGCCGCTCGCGCTCATCGGCTCCGTGGGCATGGCTGTCTCCCTCGGCCTGGTGGCCTGGGCCTTCTCGGCGCACCTGGTGGACGGCAAGCTGCCGCACGCCCAGGGTGTCCTCGCGCTGATCGCCGCCCACGCCTTCGTGCTCTTCTTCGCCCTCTCGTGGGGCGTGGTGGTCTGGGTCCTGCTCGGCGAGATGTTCCCGAACAAGATCCGCGCCGCGGCCCTCGGTGTCGCCGCCTCCGCCCAGTGGATCGCCAACTGGGCCATCACCGCCAGCTTCCCGAGCCTGTCGGAATGGAACCTGTCGGCCACGTACGTCATGTACACAGCCTTCGCCCTGCTCTCGATCCCGTTCATCCTCAAGTGGGTGCCGGAGACCAAGGGCAAGGCGTTGGAGGAGATGGGCTAA